One genomic segment of Prosthecobacter fusiformis includes these proteins:
- a CDS encoding efflux RND transporter periplasmic adaptor subunit produces MSPLVPNCALNNRKPISFLPVNPVYKIITLLWMSITYSALGIELPAAKPHKGTIHRWISLPASLAAWQQVALKARVAGYVKDVSVDKGDVVSAGQTLIEIEVPELQADLISHRATVTAAEVEVKRLHEARKKSPDLILPQSVDDAEARLAIAKAGMDRAETLLQFAQIKAPFAATISDRRVDPGAYAAAGGETLLHLVDATTLRLQVPVIEMESSLIKPGQQVEARLEALSGSVVKGSISRTSTVLDPATRTLLVEADLKNEDGRLRPGMFVTARLAVEQHDGATLIPVAGLVKEKASSFVFKHVNGKAVKTAVKPGFNDGVNVELPELKADDVILLPGTIILTDGQDVTVK; encoded by the coding sequence ATGTCTCCATTGGTCCCGAACTGTGCACTGAATAACCGTAAACCGATCTCTTTCCTTCCTGTGAATCCTGTTTATAAAATCATCACCCTCCTGTGGATGTCGATCACCTACAGTGCCCTTGGCATTGAACTGCCGGCTGCAAAGCCGCACAAAGGCACCATCCATCGGTGGATAAGCCTGCCTGCCAGCCTCGCTGCGTGGCAGCAGGTGGCTCTGAAAGCGCGGGTGGCCGGGTATGTCAAAGATGTGTCTGTGGACAAAGGGGATGTTGTTAGTGCTGGCCAGACGCTCATCGAAATAGAAGTGCCCGAGCTCCAGGCGGATCTCATCAGCCACCGCGCCACCGTCACTGCGGCTGAGGTGGAAGTGAAGCGCCTGCATGAGGCCCGCAAAAAGTCCCCCGACCTCATCCTGCCGCAGTCCGTAGATGATGCCGAGGCCAGGCTGGCCATCGCCAAGGCAGGCATGGATCGCGCTGAAACGCTGCTCCAGTTCGCCCAGATCAAGGCTCCCTTTGCGGCCACCATCAGTGACCGCCGGGTGGATCCCGGCGCTTATGCTGCGGCCGGTGGCGAGACGCTGCTGCATCTGGTGGATGCCACGACTCTGCGCCTGCAAGTGCCCGTCATCGAAATGGAAAGCTCCCTGATCAAGCCCGGCCAGCAAGTGGAGGCCCGGTTGGAAGCCCTCAGCGGAAGCGTGGTCAAAGGCAGCATCTCCCGCACCTCCACCGTCCTGGATCCCGCCACGCGCACCTTGCTGGTTGAGGCCGACCTGAAAAACGAAGATGGTCGCCTCCGCCCCGGCATGTTCGTCACCGCCCGCCTCGCCGTCGAGCAGCATGACGGGGCCACCCTTATCCCTGTGGCTGGCCTGGTGAAGGAAAAGGCCAGCAGCTTTGTTTTTAAACACGTCAACGGCAAGGCCGTGAAGACGGCTGTCAAACCCGGCTTCAATGATGGCGTGAATGTCGAACTGCCCGAGTTGAAAGCAGATGATGTCATCCTGTTGCCAGGAACAATCATTCTGACAGACGGCCAGGATGTGACGGTGAAATGA
- a CDS encoding TolC family protein, with protein sequence MVVQYSSTLRQILLFLLTAAFASAAPMHVSLPTVMKLAGANNDEIEQASVKHLETIAESKQAWQRFWPTLSLNAGYRGHEGNVQDIGGAIFDARKQQYTVGTSIMIDWSPGDIYYNALAAKQKALAAEHLAEKSRRDIIQEAIERYYDLLAAEADLAVMEDDLRLTEGYAKQLDGAVTAGTAFRADLLRVKTQVSRARIAIRQGQEKRDLAASALAEILRLAPETALRPAKADLVPVSLMATTGVASLLSQAGQNRPELRAVGAAHVAASLESARTRIAPAIPSVQAGYSVGGLGGGYAGEFGNFDDQQDFFVGLGWKIGPGGLFDRQRQKIAEAREQGAALQTGQVKAAIGREVVDAVLKAQSAKDQLSINEEAVNAAEEMVKLAQDRQASQLGVVLEYLLAREELTRARQGRVKSVTDFNKAQHGLKRAVGK encoded by the coding sequence ATGGTTGTTCAATACTCATCTACACTGCGTCAGATCCTCCTCTTTCTCCTGACGGCCGCCTTTGCCTCCGCCGCTCCCATGCACGTCAGCCTGCCTACCGTCATGAAGCTGGCGGGTGCCAACAATGACGAGATCGAGCAAGCCAGTGTCAAGCACTTGGAAACCATCGCCGAGAGCAAGCAGGCCTGGCAGCGCTTCTGGCCCACGCTTTCTTTAAACGCCGGTTATCGCGGTCATGAGGGCAATGTCCAGGACATCGGCGGGGCCATCTTTGATGCGCGAAAGCAGCAGTATACAGTGGGCACGTCCATCATGATCGACTGGTCTCCAGGCGACATTTATTACAATGCGCTTGCTGCGAAACAAAAGGCCCTGGCCGCTGAGCACCTGGCGGAAAAATCACGTCGCGACATCATTCAGGAAGCCATTGAACGTTATTACGATCTCCTGGCTGCCGAGGCTGATCTGGCCGTTATGGAGGATGATCTTCGCCTAACCGAAGGTTACGCTAAACAGCTTGATGGGGCCGTTACCGCAGGCACGGCCTTCCGTGCGGATCTGCTGCGGGTGAAGACTCAGGTCAGCCGCGCCCGGATCGCCATCCGGCAGGGCCAGGAAAAGAGGGATCTGGCTGCTTCGGCTCTGGCTGAGATCTTGCGTTTGGCCCCCGAGACTGCCCTCCGCCCAGCCAAGGCTGACCTGGTGCCTGTGTCCCTGATGGCCACAACCGGGGTGGCTTCTCTTCTCTCTCAGGCAGGGCAGAACAGGCCTGAGCTGCGTGCTGTGGGTGCCGCCCATGTTGCGGCTTCTCTGGAAAGCGCACGCACCCGCATTGCGCCTGCCATTCCCAGCGTGCAGGCGGGATACAGCGTGGGTGGGCTGGGTGGCGGATATGCCGGGGAGTTTGGCAACTTCGATGACCAGCAGGATTTCTTCGTTGGGCTCGGCTGGAAGATCGGCCCTGGCGGGCTGTTTGACCGGCAGCGCCAAAAGATCGCCGAGGCGCGTGAGCAGGGTGCCGCTCTTCAGACCGGTCAGGTCAAAGCCGCCATCGGTCGCGAGGTCGTTGATGCGGTGCTCAAAGCCCAGTCGGCAAAGGATCAGCTCAGCATCAATGAAGAGGCCGTGAACGCGGCTGAAGAGATGGTGAAACTGGCCCAGGACAGGCAGGCCAGCCAGCTCGGCGTCGTGTTGGAATATTTGTTAGCGCGGGAGGAACTCACCCGGGCACGGCAGGGGCGTGTGAAATCCGTCACGGATTTCAATAAGGCCCAGCATGGGCTCAAACGTGCCGTGGGAAAGTAA
- a CDS encoding TlpA family protein disulfide reductase has translation MKPIRPFLLAALLSASLQAQEAAPAPQELMQRLFDPKANEEQLMEAVKKAGMAGIPRQQLIEAKLVWGLRNQDSAWLTKILPELEVLAANFDRSQSAGLKSADEIRSFIAYTKALQAQDKNDEAGFKSQILEAIWLNPGQAQIFTQIIEKKRMEAKMANLKVDLALVITTHDGEATTLGDQLSDKKALLVDFWASWCGPCMQLMPELKKKAAELSKHGIVVAGMNKDDKDAQAVTAKIHDEQSIEFPWLIEPAERPFTKLLEIESIPRMVLIAPNGQVLFNGHPQDPALWVALQKVNPDIKAP, from the coding sequence ATGAAACCCATTCGCCCATTCCTTCTAGCTGCCCTTCTTTCTGCCAGCCTCCAGGCACAGGAAGCAGCCCCCGCCCCCCAGGAGCTGATGCAGCGCCTGTTCGACCCCAAGGCCAACGAGGAGCAGCTGATGGAAGCAGTCAAGAAGGCCGGCATGGCGGGTATTCCGCGTCAGCAGCTCATCGAGGCCAAACTCGTCTGGGGCCTGCGCAATCAGGACAGCGCATGGCTTACAAAAATCCTTCCCGAGCTGGAAGTACTCGCCGCCAATTTTGACCGTAGCCAATCCGCAGGACTCAAATCCGCCGATGAGATCCGCTCCTTCATTGCATACACGAAGGCTCTCCAGGCGCAGGATAAAAACGATGAGGCTGGTTTCAAATCACAAATTTTAGAGGCCATCTGGCTAAACCCAGGACAGGCCCAGATCTTCACCCAGATCATCGAAAAGAAACGCATGGAGGCTAAAATGGCCAACCTGAAGGTGGATCTAGCCCTGGTGATTACCACCCATGATGGCGAGGCCACCACCCTCGGGGACCAGCTCAGCGATAAGAAGGCTCTGCTGGTGGACTTTTGGGCCTCCTGGTGCGGCCCGTGCATGCAGCTCATGCCCGAGCTGAAGAAGAAAGCGGCGGAACTTTCCAAGCACGGCATCGTCGTCGCCGGCATGAACAAGGACGACAAAGATGCCCAGGCCGTCACTGCTAAAATCCATGACGAGCAAAGCATCGAATTCCCCTGGTTGATCGAGCCTGCGGAGCGCCCATTCACTAAGCTGCTGGAGATTGAAAGCATCCCCCGCATGGTCCTCATTGCCCCCAATGGACAGGTGCTCTTCAACGGACATCCCCAGGATCCTGCCCTGTGGGTCGCCTTGCAAAAGGTGAATCCAGACATCAAGGCCCCTTGA
- the miaA gene encoding tRNA (adenosine(37)-N6)-dimethylallyltransferase MiaA encodes MSNRFCIPFFIVGPTASGKSALALALAEKVGGEIVNADAFQLYRGMDILTAKPAAADFEKVPHHLYGVIPLKEACDAQRYREMALPVIADIAARGKLPVVVGGSGLYVKSLSHGLASLPPTDPDVRSRVAAMAAEDARDLLLTLDPQAGDNVPLANPRYVSRALEICLMTGRPQSELRQTFAQTEPAGCGVVLQWEREDLYARINQRVEAMLEAGLLKEVTDLPELGLTAKKAIGLREMRAHLAGELPMVDAIESMQQTTRRYAKRQMTWFRRETWLQTICLDSQSTAESALTQLIDRFPWLLSPLSNPSPST; translated from the coding sequence ATGTCGAACCGGTTTTGTATCCCTTTTTTCATTGTTGGCCCCACGGCCAGCGGAAAATCGGCGCTGGCTCTGGCCCTGGCAGAAAAGGTGGGCGGAGAGATTGTGAACGCGGATGCTTTTCAGCTCTATCGCGGCATGGACATTTTGACCGCGAAACCAGCCGCTGCCGATTTCGAAAAAGTGCCCCACCATTTGTATGGAGTGATACCTCTGAAGGAAGCCTGCGATGCTCAAAGGTATCGTGAAATGGCGCTTCCGGTCATCGCAGACATCGCGGCACGGGGAAAGCTGCCCGTGGTGGTGGGGGGCTCCGGGCTTTATGTGAAATCGCTCTCTCACGGTCTGGCATCGTTACCGCCGACGGATCCGGATGTGCGGTCGCGCGTCGCCGCCATGGCAGCGGAGGATGCACGGGATTTGCTGCTAACGTTGGATCCGCAGGCCGGGGATAATGTGCCGCTGGCCAACCCCCGCTATGTGAGCCGGGCACTGGAGATCTGCCTGATGACCGGACGCCCGCAATCCGAACTGCGCCAGACCTTTGCGCAAACCGAGCCCGCAGGCTGTGGCGTGGTCCTCCAATGGGAACGTGAGGATCTTTATGCGCGTATCAACCAGCGTGTGGAGGCCATGCTGGAGGCAGGACTACTAAAGGAGGTGACGGACCTTCCCGAGCTGGGCCTGACGGCGAAAAAGGCCATCGGTCTGCGGGAAATGCGGGCGCATCTGGCAGGGGAGCTGCCCATGGTGGATGCCATTGAATCCATGCAGCAGACGACGCGACGTTATGCGAAGCGGCAGATGACGTGGTTTCGCCGTGAGACTTGGCTGCAAACGATTTGCCTGGATTCACAGTCCACGGCAGAGTCAGCGCTCACTCAACTTATTGACCGTTTTCCATGGCTGCTGTCCCCGCTCTCCAATCCGTCCCCGTCAACCTAG
- the aroB gene encoding 3-dehydroquinate synthase, with protein sequence MAAVPALQSVPVNLGPRSYTVQVGSGLLSGIGTEVAEKMGERKSCAVITDSNVGPLYADAVLESLRAVGKNAHLITVPAGEASKSLLSAQTVCGEMVRAGLDRKSFVVALGGGVIGDLGGFCASIFQRGIPYVQVPTTVLSQVDSSVGGKTGVNLPDAKNMVGAFHQPLHVIADVATLDSLHKREWNEGFAEIIKHACIRDASMLEAIDAVADGAGDMADLIRRNIAIKAAIVEADEYETLGLRALLNFGHTLGHAVEAAAGYGAMLHGEAISLGLRAAAWLSVKRAGLLQTDCDRIIALLQKFELPTRLPEGFDTDELLRITRMDKKFETGKIRFVLLPKLGEAFVSKDVTEADLIAALDEIRK encoded by the coding sequence ATGGCTGCTGTCCCCGCTCTCCAATCCGTCCCCGTCAACCTAGGTCCACGCAGCTATACTGTGCAGGTGGGGAGCGGGCTGCTGTCAGGGATCGGCACAGAAGTCGCGGAAAAGATGGGTGAGCGGAAAAGCTGCGCCGTCATCACCGACTCGAACGTGGGACCGCTGTATGCAGATGCGGTACTGGAAAGTCTGCGTGCCGTAGGCAAGAATGCACATCTGATCACAGTGCCTGCGGGGGAGGCGAGCAAATCCCTGCTGAGCGCCCAGACGGTGTGTGGTGAAATGGTGCGTGCGGGGCTGGATCGCAAAAGTTTTGTGGTGGCCCTGGGCGGTGGTGTGATTGGCGATTTGGGTGGCTTTTGCGCCAGCATTTTTCAGCGTGGCATCCCCTATGTGCAGGTGCCGACGACGGTTCTGAGCCAAGTGGACAGCAGTGTGGGGGGCAAGACGGGTGTAAACCTGCCCGATGCGAAAAACATGGTGGGTGCCTTTCACCAGCCTCTGCATGTGATCGCAGATGTGGCCACACTGGACTCTCTGCACAAGCGTGAGTGGAACGAGGGGTTTGCCGAAATCATTAAACACGCCTGCATTCGTGATGCCTCCATGCTGGAAGCGATAGATGCCGTGGCCGATGGGGCAGGGGACATGGCGGATCTGATCCGGCGGAATATTGCGATCAAGGCCGCGATTGTGGAGGCGGATGAGTATGAAACTCTCGGCTTGAGGGCGCTGCTGAATTTTGGCCACACTCTAGGGCATGCTGTTGAAGCGGCCGCTGGTTATGGAGCCATGCTGCATGGAGAGGCCATCTCCCTAGGCCTGCGTGCAGCCGCCTGGTTGTCGGTCAAACGGGCGGGCCTGTTGCAAACGGACTGTGATCGGATCATCGCCTTGCTTCAAAAGTTTGAATTGCCAACTCGGCTGCCGGAGGGCTTCGATACGGATGAGCTGCTGCGCATCACCCGCATGGATAAAAAGTTCGAAACTGGAAAAATCCGTTTCGTGCTGCTGCCGAAGCTGGGTGAGGCTTTTGTCAGCAAGGATGTGACGGAGGCCGATTTGATCGCCGCGCTGGATGAAATCCGCAAGTGA
- a CDS encoding sigma-54-dependent transcriptional regulator, translating into MAKLVIIDDEAAILELMSKLCRAAGHTVFGCTTGIDGMAAIRSQQPDLVIVDLRIGDVNGLDLVSMCKDQFPSTAVIMVTGHGTVETAVEAMRLGAFDYLTKPFDLGDLIKTVNQALNRNNPTASTVTPTLSSTSSVRSAASSKLIGHSDAIQRIFEIVRRVADNDSPVLLEGEFGVGKHMVARALHEASRRSSAPYKELQCSAMPEEALESELFGHTNGQGGIFSRASGGTVHLAEVHVLPARIQAQLNTFLDEMQSRRSAWSSNSGSDFRLVVSTTICLEEASKKGIFREDLYYKLSVVPLKIPPLRERREDIKPLVDHFLKDLTDRTDSRPKTMDAYALEFLEKYPWPGNISELRNAVERACAFAENDRIRPADLPTKVTQQIEVPTTSVSGGTTQLPIGSTLDDFIRGQERLFIQETLKYNNGSREKTASMLGVSIATLYRKMGLNVDRKTTA; encoded by the coding sequence ATGGCTAAACTGGTAATCATTGATGACGAGGCCGCCATCCTTGAACTGATGAGCAAGCTCTGCCGCGCGGCAGGGCATACGGTCTTTGGATGCACGACTGGCATCGATGGTATGGCAGCTATCCGCAGCCAGCAGCCAGATCTAGTGATTGTGGATTTGCGCATTGGCGATGTGAACGGATTAGACTTGGTGAGCATGTGCAAGGACCAGTTTCCTAGCACGGCCGTCATCATGGTGACGGGTCATGGTACCGTGGAGACTGCGGTTGAGGCGATGCGCCTGGGAGCTTTCGATTACCTGACGAAACCCTTTGATCTGGGGGATCTCATCAAGACGGTCAATCAAGCCCTGAATCGCAATAATCCGACGGCAAGCACCGTGACGCCCACTTTGAGTAGCACATCCAGCGTGCGAAGTGCAGCATCCTCAAAATTGATCGGCCACAGCGATGCCATCCAACGCATCTTTGAGATAGTTCGCCGGGTGGCTGATAATGATAGCCCGGTGCTTTTAGAGGGGGAATTTGGCGTAGGAAAACACATGGTCGCCCGTGCGTTGCATGAAGCCAGTCGGCGCAGCTCGGCCCCATATAAAGAACTGCAATGCAGTGCCATGCCTGAAGAGGCTCTGGAATCCGAACTTTTCGGTCATACAAATGGCCAGGGTGGCATTTTTAGCCGTGCCAGCGGCGGCACGGTCCACTTGGCGGAAGTGCATGTTCTCCCTGCGCGAATCCAGGCCCAGCTCAATACTTTCTTGGACGAGATGCAGTCTCGCCGTAGCGCTTGGAGCAGCAACAGTGGCTCGGATTTCCGTCTCGTTGTCAGCACCACCATCTGCCTGGAGGAGGCTTCGAAAAAAGGCATCTTCCGTGAAGACCTCTATTATAAGCTATCCGTCGTTCCTCTGAAGATTCCACCGCTGCGTGAGCGCCGGGAAGACATCAAGCCCCTCGTGGATCACTTTTTGAAGGATTTGACGGATCGTACTGATTCACGTCCCAAGACGATGGATGCTTATGCTCTGGAGTTTCTGGAGAAGTATCCGTGGCCCGGCAATATCTCTGAACTGCGCAATGCCGTGGAACGTGCCTGTGCCTTTGCAGAAAATGACCGCATTCGTCCCGCCGATCTGCCAACCAAGGTGACTCAGCAGATTGAGGTGCCCACGACTTCTGTTTCCGGTGGAACCACTCAATTGCCCATTGGCTCCACCCTGGATGACTTTATCCGTGGCCAGGAGCGCCTGTTTATCCAGGAGACCCTGAAGTATAATAATGGCTCTCGTGAAAAGACAGCCTCCATGCTTGGGGTCAGCATAGCCACGCTCTACCGCAAGATGGGGCTGAATGTGGACCGCAAGACAACCGCCTAA
- a CDS encoding outer membrane lipoprotein-sorting protein, which produces MKRRLLLACLATVASSSMAQSVATPTAAEILGLVRRSYAMQDHKMTGKLRDEDTGKVEPLELTLTKSVMRFRFSNPPAEIIHLDLTTSPATLWQVKAGGSSQVPLKNAADSVREMDFNYEDLSQRFLYWKDVKMMNANARITAARIKCWLVRVTAPDTSGPYYTVDLWVHQESGGVAKMEAYNSASKLVKRFEVMKVWKVGEASALREMRVQSFNPLNGDRKGMTYMTMDKPEKQ; this is translated from the coding sequence ATGAAACGCCGTCTCCTTCTTGCCTGCCTTGCTACTGTCGCCTCTTCCAGTATGGCCCAATCGGTAGCCACACCGACTGCGGCTGAAATCCTGGGTCTAGTTCGACGCAGCTACGCCATGCAGGATCACAAGATGACCGGCAAGCTGAGGGATGAAGATACAGGCAAGGTGGAGCCGCTAGAGCTGACCCTGACAAAATCCGTCATGCGGTTCCGTTTTTCAAATCCCCCTGCAGAAATTATTCACTTGGATCTCACCACCTCCCCCGCCACGCTATGGCAGGTGAAGGCAGGTGGCAGCAGCCAAGTGCCTTTGAAGAATGCGGCGGATTCCGTGCGTGAGATGGACTTCAATTATGAAGATCTTTCTCAGCGGTTCTTGTACTGGAAAGACGTGAAGATGATGAACGCCAATGCCCGCATCACTGCGGCCCGGATCAAATGCTGGCTGGTGCGCGTGACGGCTCCAGATACGAGCGGCCCTTATTATACGGTGGATCTCTGGGTGCACCAGGAAAGCGGTGGCGTGGCCAAGATGGAAGCCTACAACTCCGCCAGTAAATTGGTAAAGCGTTTTGAAGTCATGAAAGTCTGGAAGGTCGGTGAGGCCAGTGCCTTGCGGGAAATGCGAGTACAATCGTTCAATCCTCTGAACGGCGACCGCAAAGGCATGACCTACATGACCATGGATAAACCGGAGAAGCAGTAG
- a CDS encoding DEAD/DEAH box helicase translates to MPDSFPFTQLWSQVRRKSWMWLFRRQQIEAASKWVKLYSKVKEVTLIRADEIEMSGVVGRSDLTHEEPRLRLRLAANGDLHLTTECTCHAGSLCEHAAALMLFCEAEASRELIEKMARPGQGTVGAEAPSGTASGADDALQLDNERPMPHLRLRRIMVERPQVKIGRSQPVQVQMSIGVAELFVSYEGCSQQFQLPGRNAGSRWKDAEGATWALTRNVRTERLFLTDLMQTKLLPLTQAMPDVSATEPLSALFSMGDREHSLHWSQFLRDHVPLLCAEGWLVEVPEDFGFGIHEVGEEAWFTELEDDIAGRDTFSLDLGVDVKGERISLVPLLVDCIDRGLTPAVLEANLDQNYLIALPGVGNPVLAVPARRLLVLLRFLDELLATRPVQKGGRLQLDKLRAAQLASLDGLPIRVPAELAALKERLQGFTEMSQVQPPEGLRASLRPYQQEGLSWLQFLREFGLHGVLADDMGLGKTLQTLAHLLLEKEAGRMDRPCLILAPTSVLRNWAREAAKFAPALRVLLLHGEERRSEFRRIGRYDLIITSYPLLVRDAESLRPIEWHIVALDEAQHIKNPKSKVAQVCGTLKSRHRLCLTGTPIENHLGELWSLFQFLMPGILGDADSFRSFYRNPIERDADSERQQQLAARLQPLLLRRTKSAVAKDLPPKTEILHTIELGKAQTDLYETIRAAMDQRVKEAINAQGLDRSQIIVLDALLKLRQVCCHPQLLKIEAAQKLAESAKTAFLMEDLLPELIDERHRVLIFSQFTQMLAIIEAALKEARIPFVKLTGETKDRETPMRRFQAGQVPVFLISLKAGGSGLNLTTADTVIHYDPWWNPAAEAQASDRAHRIGQTKPVFIHKLICQGTIEERIVEMQKTKAALIEGLLSGRTEKLRLTQDDIQRLLEA, encoded by the coding sequence GTGCCTGACTCGTTCCCTTTTACCCAGCTTTGGTCCCAAGTGCGCCGCAAGTCCTGGATGTGGCTGTTCAGGCGGCAACAGATTGAGGCCGCATCAAAGTGGGTAAAGCTATATTCGAAGGTGAAGGAGGTGACCCTCATCCGTGCGGATGAAATCGAAATGAGCGGGGTGGTGGGGCGCAGTGACCTGACCCATGAAGAACCCCGGTTGCGACTGCGCCTGGCGGCAAATGGAGATCTGCATCTGACGACGGAGTGCACCTGCCATGCCGGCTCCCTCTGCGAGCATGCGGCTGCCTTGATGCTATTTTGTGAAGCGGAAGCCAGCCGTGAATTGATCGAAAAAATGGCCCGTCCTGGGCAGGGAACGGTAGGGGCTGAGGCGCCCAGTGGGACCGCCAGCGGTGCGGATGATGCCCTGCAACTGGACAATGAGCGACCGATGCCGCACCTGCGCCTGCGCCGCATCATGGTGGAGCGGCCACAGGTGAAAATAGGCCGCAGCCAGCCTGTTCAGGTGCAGATGAGCATTGGTGTTGCTGAACTTTTTGTTAGCTATGAGGGCTGCTCACAGCAGTTTCAACTGCCTGGCCGCAATGCAGGTTCACGCTGGAAGGATGCAGAGGGGGCTACTTGGGCGCTCACCCGCAATGTGCGCACGGAAAGGCTGTTCCTCACGGATTTGATGCAGACTAAATTACTGCCCCTGACCCAGGCAATGCCGGATGTGAGCGCCACGGAGCCTCTGTCGGCCTTGTTTTCCATGGGGGACCGGGAGCATTCCCTGCACTGGTCCCAGTTCCTGCGGGATCATGTGCCGCTGCTGTGTGCAGAGGGCTGGCTGGTGGAGGTCCCTGAGGACTTCGGCTTTGGCATCCATGAAGTGGGGGAGGAGGCTTGGTTCACTGAACTGGAGGACGACATTGCCGGACGCGATACGTTTTCACTGGATCTGGGAGTGGATGTCAAAGGCGAGCGCATTTCCTTGGTGCCATTGCTGGTGGACTGCATCGACCGGGGGCTCACACCCGCCGTGCTGGAAGCGAACCTGGATCAAAACTACCTCATCGCCTTGCCTGGGGTAGGAAATCCGGTACTGGCCGTGCCTGCGCGGCGCCTGCTAGTACTGCTTCGTTTCCTGGATGAACTGCTGGCCACGCGCCCTGTGCAAAAAGGCGGTCGGCTGCAACTGGACAAGCTGCGTGCAGCCCAGCTCGCCAGCCTGGATGGTCTGCCGATCCGTGTTCCTGCGGAGCTGGCGGCACTGAAGGAGCGCCTCCAAGGCTTTACCGAAATGTCCCAGGTGCAGCCTCCTGAGGGCCTGCGGGCTTCCTTGCGGCCTTACCAGCAGGAGGGGTTGAGCTGGCTGCAGTTTTTACGCGAATTCGGCCTCCATGGCGTCCTGGCGGATGACATGGGACTGGGCAAGACTTTGCAGACCCTGGCGCATCTGCTTTTGGAAAAGGAGGCTGGTCGCATGGACCGCCCGTGCCTGATCCTGGCACCCACCTCGGTGCTGAGAAACTGGGCCCGTGAGGCCGCCAAGTTTGCTCCGGCATTGCGTGTGCTTTTGCTGCATGGCGAGGAGCGGCGCAGTGAATTCCGCCGCATCGGCCGGTATGATCTCATCATCACCTCCTATCCACTGCTGGTGCGGGATGCGGAGTCTCTGCGCCCCATCGAATGGCACATCGTGGCGCTGGATGAGGCCCAGCACATCAAGAACCCGAAGAGCAAGGTGGCCCAAGTTTGTGGCACGCTGAAGAGCCGGCATCGCCTGTGCCTGACCGGCACCCCCATTGAAAATCATCTCGGGGAGTTGTGGAGCTTGTTTCAATTTTTAATGCCGGGCATCCTCGGGGATGCGGATAGCTTCCGCAGCTTTTATCGAAATCCCATTGAGCGGGATGCTGACTCAGAACGTCAGCAGCAGCTCGCTGCGCGTCTGCAACCGCTGCTCCTACGCCGAACCAAAAGTGCGGTAGCCAAGGACCTGCCGCCGAAGACGGAGATCCTGCACACCATTGAGTTAGGCAAGGCGCAGACGGATCTTTATGAAACCATCCGCGCAGCCATGGACCAGCGGGTGAAAGAAGCCATCAATGCCCAGGGGTTGGACCGCAGCCAGATCATCGTGCTGGATGCGCTGTTGAAGCTCCGGCAGGTGTGTTGCCACCCGCAGCTCCTTAAAATCGAAGCTGCCCAAAAATTGGCCGAATCGGCCAAGACCGCCTTTTTGATGGAGGATCTGTTACCGGAGCTCATTGATGAACGACATCGGGTACTTATCTTTTCCCAGTTTACCCAGATGCTGGCCATCATTGAGGCTGCCTTGAAGGAGGCACGGATCCCCTTTGTGAAACTGACTGGGGAAACCAAGGACCGGGAGACCCCTATGCGCCGTTTCCAGGCCGGGCAGGTGCCTGTATTCCTCATCAGCCTGAAGGCAGGCGGCTCCGGGTTGAACCTCACCACTGCGGATACGGTCATCCACTATGATCCTTGGTGGAATCCGGCGGCAGAGGCGCAGGCCAGTGACCGGGCACACCGTATCGGCCAGACAAAACCGGTCTTCATTCACAAGCTCATCTGCCAGGGCACCATTGAGGAGCGCATCGTGGAGATGCAAAAGACCAAGGCTGCTCTCATTGAAGGCCTGCTATCGGGCCGAACGGAAAAACTGCGCCTGACCCAGGACGATATTCAGCGGCTTTTGGAAGCGTGA